From Mucilaginibacter rubeus, a single genomic window includes:
- a CDS encoding GNAT family N-acetyltransferase, giving the protein MIAATKSDRNDIVSMLTEAFADNKSVNYIIADPGDRKQIKALMGYSFDVCEMFGKVFITEDRRGCALLLYPQEKRPTLRGFWLDIKLIFQAVGILNIGKALNRESAIKRLQPGGAMVYLWFIGVSPESQHHGVGSKLMQEIIQMADDQNLPVLLETSVPENIGWYSRFGFKTYAELDLSYTLYFLRR; this is encoded by the coding sequence ATGATTGCTGCAACCAAGAGTGATAGAAATGATATTGTCAGCATGCTGACAGAAGCTTTCGCTGACAATAAAAGTGTCAATTATATCATTGCAGATCCGGGTGACAGAAAACAAATAAAGGCCCTGATGGGCTATTCATTTGATGTGTGCGAGATGTTCGGGAAGGTTTTTATTACTGAAGACCGCCGGGGGTGTGCACTTCTCCTGTACCCGCAGGAAAAGCGACCGACTCTTCGTGGGTTTTGGCTTGATATCAAACTTATTTTTCAGGCGGTGGGTATACTGAACATCGGAAAAGCATTAAACCGGGAGTCTGCGATTAAAAGATTACAACCGGGGGGAGCGATGGTTTATTTATGGTTTATAGGGGTCAGCCCGGAAAGTCAGCATCATGGGGTAGGATCGAAGCTCATGCAGGAAATTATCCAAATGGCTGACGATCAAAACCTGCCGGTCCTGCTTGAGACCTCTGTGCCCGAAAATATAGGCTGGTATTCCAGGTTTGGTTTTAAAACTTATGCTGAACTCGATTTAAGCTATACTTTGTACTTTTTGCGTCGTTAG
- a CDS encoding RteC domain-containing protein — protein MIQEISNRLLAQLESELEKVAFEHRDAFVRWTSALKLIRDALAKLKVHFKDCVFKDKAEEITFFKFIKPAFYHWNIYYSELYEIEVNLPKGDAAKQLEFLEQELQYVTRFFRQYAFLYQYYKLKAEELDSLYFIRGAQPQHILLPNIPDLDPEFSTSCDYLFSKFKAFEALRDWLVERVLDLRRSPAAPFDPGGEASVLHWTGDTINLAEVGIGIYQTVQVNNGSASIADIFRALEDTFHVNLGIPSKRVSELRRRKRLDRTQYLGEMRESIERKLDKENEYDPYKRGQGKV, from the coding sequence ATGATTCAGGAGATTAGTAACCGGCTGTTGGCGCAGTTGGAAAGTGAATTGGAAAAAGTGGCTTTTGAGCACAGAGACGCCTTTGTCCGCTGGACGAGTGCGTTAAAGTTGATCCGTGATGCACTGGCAAAGCTGAAAGTGCATTTTAAGGATTGCGTCTTTAAGGATAAGGCAGAGGAAATCACTTTTTTTAAGTTTATCAAGCCCGCCTTTTATCACTGGAATATCTATTACTCGGAACTCTATGAGATCGAAGTGAACCTGCCCAAGGGCGATGCGGCTAAACAACTGGAGTTCCTGGAGCAGGAGTTGCAGTATGTCACCCGTTTCTTTAGGCAATATGCTTTTTTATACCAGTATTATAAGCTGAAGGCGGAGGAACTGGACAGCCTCTATTTTATCCGGGGCGCGCAGCCGCAACATATCCTTTTACCCAATATCCCTGACCTGGACCCGGAGTTTTCGACAAGTTGCGATTACCTGTTTTCGAAGTTTAAGGCTTTTGAGGCTTTGCGGGACTGGCTGGTGGAAAGGGTGCTGGATTTGCGCAGGAGCCCGGCTGCGCCTTTTGATCCGGGTGGGGAAGCTTCAGTTTTGCACTGGACGGGTGATACGATCAACCTGGCGGAGGTGGGGATCGGGATTTACCAGACGGTTCAGGTGAACAATGGTTCGGCGAGTATCGCAGATATTTTCAGGGCTTTGGAAGATACGTTTCATGTGAACCTGGGTATTCCTTCCAAACGGGTTTCGGAGTTGCGGCGGCGTAAGCGGCTGGACCGCACGCAATACCTGGGTGAGATGCGCGAGAGTATCGAGCGGAAGCTGGATAAGGAGAATGAGTATGACCCGTATAAGAGAGGCCAGGGGAAGGTTTAG
- a CDS encoding helix-turn-helix transcriptional regulator, translating to MLVFGTQMHLITFVFVVLEFCMFIFQLARFFYRPQDKHRDYYLLLLLLLLFYNITGGLFPDTSLSWPLSIQLIIAYGSGFLMASFFPLFFYKVMDLPALRWHAYYGVPLFLMLPYLIFFVIDYAINRDIDADLKYGLIAPFIYAMVLLYVMFKSIRAKYLLKRNEKEYFEEIAMYLAVSPWAALTLFGVVEASQVTEVFCTNTGIVFITFIFLAQSVTKARHEQLAEVVSGKEVFLPDFDARSRQFKLTKREIEIALLFRKGLTYNEIADILFISVKTVGNHVQNIYDKTGVNNKVALIHKLFE from the coding sequence ATGCTGGTTTTTGGAACACAAATGCATCTGATCACTTTTGTATTTGTCGTGTTGGAGTTCTGTATGTTCATTTTCCAGCTGGCCAGGTTTTTCTACCGGCCCCAGGATAAACACCGGGATTACTACCTATTACTTTTATTATTGCTGTTGTTTTATAACATCACCGGCGGACTGTTTCCCGACACCTCCTTATCATGGCCGCTATCCATTCAATTGATTATTGCCTACGGCAGCGGATTTTTAATGGCCTCTTTCTTCCCGCTCTTCTTTTATAAAGTCATGGACCTGCCCGCATTACGGTGGCATGCCTATTATGGTGTTCCCTTATTTTTGATGCTGCCTTACCTTATATTTTTTGTGATCGATTATGCTATTAACAGGGATATTGATGCAGACTTAAAGTATGGACTTATAGCACCGTTCATCTATGCGATGGTGCTGCTTTATGTCATGTTTAAAAGTATCCGTGCAAAATATCTTTTAAAGCGGAACGAAAAGGAGTATTTTGAGGAGATCGCCATGTATCTGGCAGTAAGCCCCTGGGCGGCTTTAACGCTGTTTGGTGTAGTTGAAGCCAGCCAGGTAACAGAAGTCTTCTGCACGAACACAGGTATTGTTTTCATCACTTTTATTTTTTTGGCCCAGTCCGTCACGAAAGCGAGACATGAGCAGTTAGCCGAAGTTGTCTCCGGGAAAGAAGTATTTCTGCCGGATTTCGACGCACGCAGCAGGCAGTTTAAATTAACCAAGCGGGAAATTGAGATCGCCTTGCTTTTTCGTAAGGGACTCACCTATAATGAAATAGCGGATATCTTATTTATATCTGTTAAAACGGTTGGGAACCACGTTCAAAATATTTATGATAAAACGGGAGTGAACAATAAGGTTGCACTCATTCACAAATTATTTGAATAA